From the genome of Danio aesculapii chromosome 16, fDanAes4.1, whole genome shotgun sequence, one region includes:
- the LOC130243822 gene encoding uncharacterized protein LOC130243822, with translation MVFGNAPLDNYKVLVCCLQGISRSATLFLAYLMIHCKKTPEDSIDLVTQKRFIRPNGDFLRKLTILAEQRNLVESDAAKNRSNPAVDKPDPEVESVDSEELYVCEPYGLEPVTMISHLHVPESFSKLDESALEPDPEPVCVPGPSGYKPKPKAVESGELWVSDPSGPKPEPQTAEKISLLHLHFTKNISNLDKQQKKERKPWTPIASVLDNLHIGSQKIAMNKVKLKRRGITHVLNTLPNVASQDALRKKQAKLYKKMDISYHRVFSRDEDPLELTSLVLPVVEHIHKILSSPKNQLLVHCEQGLGRSCFFVVAYLMIYHEKTMTDAIDVVKQWKRIRMNRDFLTQLVVFACHHKQQQQTGLTAECSTVNMNHPQIISRMQQRFLKHSQDWTPVSEAWPNVFIADEKTARNKAKLKEMNITHIVNAMPLCSKEKKWEDYYQKKNITYYNVHSRVLDRPNIAQHFSPAADFIQKALSDTKSKVLVYCSEGIDQSVVLLMAYLMIHQDMKLEDAFEFVLEKRSMWISRDYLNQLMMLNLDLAKLRKLESCKPCCKACYEAIMRLNQM, from the exons atggttttcggaaacgcacccctggacaACT ATAAGGTGTTGGTGTGCTGCCTGCAGGGCATCAGCCGCTCCGCCACACTTTTCCTGGCATATTTGATGATACACTGCAAGAAAACCCCAGAGGACTCCATTGACCTGGTGACACAGAAGAGATTTATCCGGCCAAACGGTGACTTCTTGAGGAAATTAACAATCCTCGCAGAGCAGCGAAACTTAGTTGAAAGTGACGCAGCGAAGAACAGAAGCAACCCTGCTGTAGATAAACCTGaccctgaagtggagtctgtTGATTCAGAGGAACTGTATGTTTGTGAGCCGTACGGTCTTGAACCAGTCACGATGATTTCACACTTACACGTCCCTGAATCCTTCTCCAAACTGGACGAGTCTGCTTTAGAGCCCGATCCAGAACCAGTGTGTGTCCCAGGTCCGAGTGGTTATAAACCCAAACCTAAGGCAGTGGAATCAGGGGAACTGTGGGTCTCTGATCCGAGTGGTCCTAAACCAGAACCACAAACTGCAGAGAAGATTTCATTGTTGCATTTACAtttcaccaaaaatatttccaacctggacaagcaacaaaaaaaagagaGGAAGCCCTGGACCCCCATCGCTAGTGTCTTGGACAACCTCCACATTGGAAGCCA GAAAATAGCAATGAATAAAGTTAAACTGAAGAGGAGAGGAATTACACACGTCCTGAACACTTTACCCAATGTGGCAAGTCAAGACGCATTGAGGAAGAAACAGGCCAAGCTGTACAAAAAAATGGACATCTCCTACCACAGAGTGTTTTCAAGAGACGAGGACCCGCTTGAGTTGACCAGCCTTGTCCTCCCAGTGGTAGAACACATCCACAAGATTCTGAGCAGCCCAAAGA ATCAGCTGCTGGTGCACTGTGAACAGGGTTTGGGTCGCTCCTGCTTTTTCGTGGTGGCATATCTGATGATATACCATGAAAAAACAATGACGGATGCCATTGACGTCGTGAAGCAGTGGAAACGCATAAGGATGAACAGGGACTTCCTGACGCAGCTAGTTGTGTTCGCTTGTCACCACAAACAGCAGCAACAGACGGGTTTGACGGCAGAATGTTCAACTGTCAACATGAACCACCCTCAAATCATTTCCCGAATGCAGCAACGTTTCCTCAAACATTCACAGGACTGGACTCCTGTCAGTGAAGCCTGGCCCAATGTCTTCATAGCTGACGA GAAAACAGCGAGGAACAAAGCCAAACTTAAGGAGATGAACATTACGCACATTGTGAACGCTATGCCGTTGTGTTCAAAGGAAAAGAAATGGGAGGACTACTACCAGAAGAAGAACATCACGTACTACAATGTGCATTCGAGAGTCCTTGACCGGCCAAATATTGCACAGCACTTTTCACCAGCAGCAGACTTCATACAGAAGGCCCTGAGTGACACAAAGA GTAAGGTGTTGGTGTACTGCAGCGAGGGCATAGACCAGTCCGTCGTGCTTCTTATGGCATATCTAATGATCCACCAGGACATGAAGCTGGAAGATGCATTTGAATTTGTGTTAGAGAAGAGAAGCATGTGGATAAGCAGGGACTACTTGAACCAGCTGATGATGTTAAATCTAGACCTTGCAAAGCTTCGCAAATTGGAAAGTTGTAAACCCTGCTGCAAAGCCTGCTACGAAGCTATCATGCGACTAAATCAAATGTAA